From one Pagrus major chromosome 21, Pma_NU_1.0 genomic stretch:
- the stard3nl gene encoding STARD3 N-terminal-like protein translates to MDSRCSSSADSRLTGRGVGSVITTPICARVESYDAGEKKCISDVRRTFCLFVTFDLLFITLLWIIELNVNSGIQNQLNKEVLHYDYRASFFDIFLLAVFRFATLILAYAVCKLRHWWAIAITTAVSCAFLIVKVILSKLLSQGAFGYLLPIISFVLAWIETWLLDFKVLPQEAEDENRYLSIMDATERAPLMYPGPVSDGQFYSPPESVADSDEELDDKHDPEKGLIQQLT, encoded by the exons ATGGACAGCCGATGCAGTAGCAGCGCCGATTCGCGGCTGACCGGCAGAGGGGTGGGGTCAGTCATCACCACGCCCATCTGCGCGAGGGTGGAGTCGTACGATGCCGGGGAGAAGAAGTGCATCTCGGACGTGAGGAGGACCTTCTGCCTCTTCGTCACCTTCGACCTCTTGTTCATCACCTTGCTCTGGATCATAGAGCTCAAT GTGAACAGTGGCATTCAGAACCAGCTGAATAAAGAAGTCCTGCACTACGACTACCGCGCCTCCTTCTTCGACATTTTT CTCCTGGCTGTTTTCAGGTTTGCCACGCTCATCCTGGCCTACGCCGTCTGTAAGCTCCGTCACTGGTGGGCCATCGCA ATCACCACTGCGGTCAGCTGTGCTTTCTTGATCGTTAAAGTCATTTTATCAAAG ctgctcTCTCAGGGGGCCTTCGGGTACCTGCTGCCCATCATCTCCTTCGTGTTGGCCTGGATAGAAACGTGGCTGCTCGACTTCAAGGTTCTGCCTCAGGAGGCCGAAGACGAAAACA gaTATCTGTCCATCATGGACGCCACAGAGCGAGCTCCTCTCATGTATCCGGGGCCCGTGTCGGACGGACAGTTCTACTCTCCACCAGAGTCCGTGGCAG ACTCTGATGAGGAGCTGGATGATAAACATGATCCAGAAAAAGGGCTCATACAGCAGCTGACCTAA